The genomic segment AGGAGAGGGGAAGAGGTTGGGGAAGGAGTGTCGCTTGTCGGCGGAACGGCGACCGTGGTGGAGAAAACTGCTGCCTGCCGCGCCCAGGCTTCGTCTGCCGAGCCTGACCAGGCGCCAAGAGCGAAGCGGGGCGGGGCTCAGCCGGGGGGATGATCCCCCGCGCGGGAGAGTCCGGAGAGGGGCGCAGAGCCTCTCTCCGGACGTCGGAGGCTCTTTTCTTACTTTGCGACGGGGTAGTCGGCGCCCATCCAGGCGTAGATGCCGCCGGGGAAGCGGTAGACGTTGGTGTAGCCCAGCTTCCTGGCCCACATGGCGCCGTTGTGGGAGCGGGTGCACTTCACGAAGCCGCAGTAGATGACGATGGTCTTGGCCTTGTCGGGTCCGAGGAGCTTTTCGAAGTCGGCCTCGGACTTGCCGTCGGTCTCCTTGGCGTCCCACTTGGTCATGGTGGGCACGGGGAAGAGGAACTGCTCGGCGCCGGGCACGTGGGCCTTCAGGTAGCTGGCCTCGTAGGGCATGGTGTCGACGATGACCATGTCCTTCTTCTCGTCGATCCAGCTCTTCAGCGTCGCGGCGTCCACGAGCTTGTAGTCGCCCTGCATGGCCTGCATGGCGAGGTTGGCGCCGAGCACGGCGTACTTTTCGGCCGTGACCTCGTCCTCGAACTTGTTGCCGGCCAGGGCCGTGGAGGCCAGGGCCAGGCCGAGCGCGAGGCACAGGGCGAGCAGCAGGGCAAGTCTCTTCGGGTTGGTCATCGATCGCACTCCTTGCATTTTCGGGTGAAGGGGGGAAGGGGACTGCGCGGCGCGATGCCGTGCACGGCGCGTGCGGCGTAGAGCCAGACTGCCGCGGCGATCATCCCCAGGTCGCGGTACACCGAGGTCCACAGGGTCCCGAAGGCCTGGGCCTCCGGTTCCGATGGACCGTAACAGCCGCAGTCGATGTCCAGGCCTATGTGGATGGCGTAGACGAGCACGCCGATGAAGAGCAGGAGCACGAGGCAGGTGACCAGGAGGCTGCCG from the Desulfovibrio sp. X2 genome contains:
- a CDS encoding rhodanese-like domain-containing protein; this encodes MTNPKRLALLLALCLALGLALASTALAGNKFEDEVTAEKYAVLGANLAMQAMQGDYKLVDAATLKSWIDEKKDMVIVDTMPYEASYLKAHVPGAEQFLFPVPTMTKWDAKETDGKSEADFEKLLGPDKAKTIVIYCGFVKCTRSHNGAMWARKLGYTNVYRFPGGIYAWMGADYPVAK
- a CDS encoding MauE/DoxX family redox-associated membrane protein, coding for MRARSFFPRPLYTAVRLVLAAMIIVAGVIKLQDPRVFAVTIDAFGIAPRWLVIPLSQWLPVAEIALGVALAFDLRGSLLVTCLVLLLFIGVLVYAIHIGLDIDCGCYGPSEPEAQAFGTLWTSVYRDLGMIAAAVWLYAARAVHGIAPRSPLPPFTRKCKECDR